In Verrucomicrobiia bacterium, the sequence GGACCGGACCTACATCGAGCCGATCACGCCGGAGTGCGTGGAGAAGATTTTGGTGCGGGAGAAGGCGGAGATGGAACGGATGGGGGCGGAGGGGAAGCTGGTGCTGCTGCCGACGCTGGGGGGGCAGACCGCGTTGAACACGGCGATGCGGTTGCACCGGAGCGGGGCGCTGGAGCGGCACGGTGTGGAGATGATCGGGGCGAAGGCGGACGCGATCGAGCGGGGGGAGGACCGGCAGATCTTCAAGGATCTGATGATCACCATTGGGCTGGACGTGCCGGTGAGCGGGACGGCGCACACGCTGGAGGAGGCGCGGGAGATTGCCGAGCGGATCGGGCGGCTGCCGTTGATCATCCGACCGGCGTTCACGCTGGGGGGGACGGGGGGTGGGATTGCGTACAACCGGGACGAGTTCGAGGAGATCGCCAAGCGCGGGATGGACCTGTCGCCGGTGAACGAGATCCTGATCGAGGAGTCGCTGCTGGGCTGGAAGGAGTACGAAATGGAGGTCATGCGGGACCGGGCGGACAACTGCGTGATTGTCTGTTCGATCGAGAATTTCGACCCGATGGGGGTGCACACGGGGGACTCGATCACGGTGGCGCCGATCCAGACGTTGACCGACAAGGAGTATCAGATCATGCGGAACGCGAGTTTCGCGGTGATCCGGGCGGTGGGGGTGGAGACGGGGGGATCGAACATCCAGTTTGCGGTGGATCCAGACACGGGCCGGATGGTGGTGATCGAGATGAACCCCCGGGTGTCGCGGAGTTCGGCGCTGGCGTCGAAGGCCACCGGGTTCCCGATCGCCAAGATCGCGGCGAAGCTGGCCGTGGGATACCTGCTGGACGAGATCCGCAACGACATCACGCGGGAGACGCCGGCCAGCTTCGAGCCGACGATCGACTATGTGGTCACCAAGATCCCGCGGTTTGCGTTTGAGAAGTTTCCGCAGGCGGACCCGACGCTGACCACGCAGATGAAGAGCGTGGGGGAGGCGATGGCGATCGGGCGGACGTTCAAGGAGAGCCTGCAGAAGTGTCTTCGGTCGCTGGAGATCGGGCGCAGCGGATTGGGGGGGGACGGGAAGCCCTGGCGCATCGGCAATGAGGTGTACGGCGACCGGGACATCCTGCCGCGGGACGTCATCCGGGCGAAGTTGAGCGTACCGAACGCGGAGCGGGTGTTCTTCCTGAGGCACGCCCTGCGCGCGGGGTTCACCGTGGACGAGGTGTTCGCGCTGACGAAGATCGACCGGTGGTTCCTGACGCAGATCCGCGAGATTGTGGACTTCGAGGAACGCCTGGCGCAGGAGCACCCGGATGCCCGGTCTGCCGCCCAACCCGCCCAGATCGCATGCGCGTCCTGATCGTCCCGGACAAGTTCAAGGGGACCCTGGCCGCGGGAAAGGTGGCCGAGGCGATGGCGGCGGGCTGGCGTCGGGCACGACCGGGCGACGAGGTGGAGGAGCTGCCGATGAGCGACGGCGGGGATGGGTTCGGCGCGGTGATCGGCGGGTTGCTGGGGGCGCGGACGCGGTGGGTGCAGACCGTGGATGCGGCGAACCGTCCCATCCGGGCGCGCTGGTGGTGGGCGGGCGGGAAGGGGGGGGATGGGGAGTCCCGGGGGCAGGCGGTCATCGAGGCGGCGCAGTCGAACGGGTTGGCCCTGCTGCCGACAGGGCGGTTCCACCCGGTGGATCTCGATACCACGGGAGTCGGACGCCTGCTGACGGCGGCGGTGGGGGCGGGGGCGGAGCGATGTCTGATCGGGGTGGGGGGAAGCGCGACCAACGACGGCGGCTTCGGTGTGGGGCGCTGGCTGGGGTGGCGGTTTCTCGACAAGGAGGGGCACGAGATCCGGAAGTGGACTGACCTGGATCAACTGATGGCGATCGAAGCGCCGGCGCAGGGACTGCCCCGTGGGGAGTTCGTGGTGGCGACCGACGTGGGGAATCCGTTGCTGGGGCCGGAGGGGGCGTCCCGGGTGTACGGGCCCCAGAAGGGACTGAACCGCGACGACATTGTGAGGGCGGAGCGGTGCCTGCGGCAGTTGGCACGGGTGGTGGAGGACACGCTGGGTTTCAGCAGCGAACGGCCCGGGTGCGGCGCGGCCGGTGGGCTGGGATTCGGACTTCAGGTCTTCCTCAAGGCGGGCCGGGAGCTGGGCTTCGACGTATTTGCCCGGTTGTCCGAACTCGCACGGCGGGTGGCCGGTGCGGATCTGGTGCTGACCGGGGAGGGGTCGGTGGACGAGTCGAGCCTGATGGGCAAGGGGGTTGGGCAGTTGATCGAGTGTTGCGCCCGGTTGGGCAGGCCGGTGGTGCTGGTCGGGGGGCGCGTGGATCTGGGGCGCCAGCGGCCGGGCGGAATCCTTGGGGTGGGCAGCCTGGTCGAGCGTGTCGGGGAAGGGCAGGCCATGCGGCGCACGGCAGCCGCGCTGAGGACGGTCACTGCGGGACTGGCGAAGGAACTGGCGAAGGAACTGGGGACGTTGGCATGAACCCGGCGGACCGGAGGCGCCCGGTCGTGTGACGGCGGGAAGGAGGGGAGACGGGTCACTGGCCGGGTTCGGTGCGTTGGACCCGATGGAGGATGAAGCCGTGAGGGGCGCGGGAGATCGGGTGTTCGAACCGGAAGGTGCGGTATCGGTGGAAGGGTGAGAGTGGCGGCAGAGTGTCGGCGAGGGCCGGGACCACTTCCACCAGCCGGGCGCCTTGGGAGGCGGGCGCTGCGAGGTGCGGGATGGGAACCAGGGCGTCCACGGCATGACCGGTGCCGGCTGCCACGGAACCGTCCGCCCGATGAAGGTACTCGAGACGGACCGGGGCGGCGAAGGTCCACGCCAAGTGGTGTGCGCCATCCAGTTCGATGAGGTGGGCCCGACTGCGGGCCGGATCCTTCGAGGAGAGGGGATCGGTATCGCGCAGGTACTCGATCAGGGCGCTGCGTCCATCGCCGTCGAGATCCGCCGTCTCGTCGAAGGTGTCGAGCCCGCGAGTCAGGGCCCACTGGAGGAATTCACCGGGCGGCACGCCGCTGGGAGGGCGCCCGGTTCCCTGGGCGAAGACAAGGTCGTACAGGTGCCAGTTGAGGTTCTGGATGGGGCCCCCGAACGGGTTGGGGAGGTATCCGAAGGCGCCCCCCGCCGGGTAGAAATCGTGAAGCCGGCCGCCCACCCAGGTGGGATGTCCATCCAACCATTCGATCCGGCAGAAGATCCGGGTGCCGGGCGTGACGGGCACCGAATCGGGGAAGGAGAAGATCAGCCATGCGGTGGTATCGACCGGAATGGCCACTGTGTCGCTCTCGGCGAGGAGATCCGACAGGACGCTGGTGCGCGTGTCGAGGGAGGCGTACAGGCGGACGCGGAGCCTGCCTGGTGCGGGCAGGTTGCCGGGCTGCGTGCGGTTTTGGAACACGAAGGCGATCCAGTCGATGAACGGCTGCTTCGGGGTGAAGGACTGGCCCATGATGGTCTGCGGGGTATTGAAGACCTGGCGGATGCCCATCGGGGTGGTGTGCTGGTCGAGGACGAGGTAGGGAGGCAGCGGGGGCCGGGGCAGCAGGCCTTCGAAACCGATGCCGGGATCGAACGGACGTGGGATGTAATCGTCATCCGCCCAGGCTGGTGCCTGGGCGAAAGCGATGCCGAGGAGGAGGGGTATCAGCCACGGGTTCCGGCATCGCTGGCGGCCGCAATTGCCGGCAGGAATGAAACGAGGCAGGGCCAAACTCACGGGCCGAGTCTGACACGACCATTGCTCCACGTCGAAGGCGTTGCGTGTCGATCAAGCGGTGATGGGTGGGTTTCGCCCCCGATCGAGTCGCTTAAATGGCTGCTGAAAGGGTCCAGTCGCTGGGAAGGCAAGGAAGAAAAATGGTCGGGACGGTGAGATTTGAACTCACGACCTCTTCCACCCCAAGGAAGCGCGCTACCAAGCTACGCTACGTCCCGACCACAGGATGCCGTGCGCTGACGGCGGGGGCAGTCTAGGTGGCGGGCAGATGAGTTCAATGAGGAAAGTTGCCTGGTGTGCACGCTCGGTGCATGCCGGAGTTGTGGGTGAGGATGCAGCGAATCGGAGGGACGAGCTCCGCGAGTCCTCCATCCATGGCACCACTCCGCTGCGGCCTCGTGGAACTCGCCCTCCGAGACGACGCTTCGCGAGTCCGGGTGGGGGAAGACGCTAATGCGTGGATTCCGAGCGGATGGGCTGGGGGAGGGCGGGTCCGATGAGGACGGTGCATTCGCCTTTCCAGGTGCGGCCGCGGGTGGTGGCAAGGAGGTCGGAGGGGGTTCCGCGCAAGAATTCCTCGAAGCGTTTGGTGAGTTCGCGGGCGATGACGACGGGGCGTGCGGGGAGGACTTCGGCGAGATCGGTGAGGAGCTTTTCGATGCGATAGGGGGATTCGTAGAGGGCGACGGTTCCTTCGAGGGGAGCGAGGGCTTCGATCTGGCGGCGGCGTTGACCGGACTTGTGAGGCAGGAATCCGATGAAGTGAAGGGTGTCGGTGGGCAATCCGCTGGCGGAGAGGGCGGCGATGAAGGCGCAGGGTCCGGGCACGGCTTCGACACGGCATCCGGCGTCGAGGACGGCACGAACGACGCGCTGGCCGGGGTCGCTGATGCCGGGGGTGCCGGCGTCGGTGACGAGGGCGAGGCATTCGCCATGACGGAGGCGTTCGAGGAGTTCAGCGCTGCGCCGGGCTTCGTTGAAGCGGTGGGTGCTGAGGAGGGGCTTTCGGATGCCGAAGTGCTGGAGGAGGCGTCCGGTGTGGCGGGTGTCCTCGGCGGCAATGGCATGGCAGTCGCGGAGGGTCCGGAGCGCGCGGAGGGTGATGTCTTCGAGGTTTCCGATGGGGGTGGCGACGAGGTAGAGGGTGCCAGGTTGGAGCGGGGGTGGATGGGGGGCGGCCGGGGGTGCTGGGGCGGGCATGGGATTGGGCGGGGTGGGGGCCGTTTGAGCGGGGTGGGTCATGGTGTGGAGCGGGTATCCGCCGGGGAGTTGGGGTGTGGGGGAGGTGTCGAGGGCGAGGCGGGCGGGGCGGGGTGAGGGGTTGGGTGCCGGTGAAAGGAGCGGCGGGCGAGGGCGAGGGCGGCGAGGGTGAGAAGGCCTCCGAAGAAGAAGGCGGCGCCGGGGAGATGGACGGGGGAGCTGGTACCGATGAAGAACCCGAACAGGCTGGTGGCAACGGGGGGGCCGATGATGCCGGTGAGGCTGGCGAGGCTGGCGAGGGCGCCCTGGACGGCGCCTTGTTCGGAGTCGAGGACGCTGCGGGAGATGAGACCATGGACGGCGGGGCCGGCGAGACCGGCGAGGGAACCGATCACGATGAGGCCGTAGAGCATCCAGCCCTGGGTGGCGAGGCCGTAGGCGACGAAGGTGAGGGCGCCCATGGTGAGTCCGAGGGACATGGCGCGACGTTCACCGAGGCGGGGGATGACAAGGCGGGTCAGGCCGCCCTGCACGATCGCGGCCATGAGGCCGACCAGGGCGAGGGAGAGTCCGGTCTGGCCGACCGTCCAGCCGAAGCGGTACCCGGTGTAAAGGACCCAGTTGGAGGGGTACACCTGGTGGGCGATCTGGATGAGGAAGAAGGCTCCGGTGAGGCCGAAGACGAGGGGGTAACGCCGCAGGGCGAGGAGGGCGCCGACCGGATTGGCGCGGGTCCAGCGAAAGGGGCTCCGGTTTTCGGGGGCAAGGGATTCCGGGAGGATGAAGACGCCATAGAGCCAGTTCAGGAGGGTGAGACCGGCGGCGACGAGGAAGGGGATGCGGAGACCGACGTCCCCGAGCAGTCCGCCAAGGGCGGGGCCGGCAATGAAACCGAGGCCAAAGGCGGCGCCCACGAGGCCGAAGTTCTGGGCGCGCCGCTCGGGGGGGCTGATATCGGCGATGTAGGCACTGGCGGCGGTGATGTTGGCTCCGGCGATACCGGCAATGATGCGACCGACGAAGAACCAGGGGAGGGTCGGGGCGAAGGCGAGGAAAAGGTAGTCGAGTCCGGAGCCGAGCAACGAGCAGAGGATCACCGGGCGGCGTCCGAAGCGGTCGGACAGGCTGCCGAGCAGCGGGGCGAAAAGGAACTGCATCAGGGAGTAGAGTGCCGCGAGCCAGCCGAAGGTGAACGAGGCGGCGGTGACGCTGCCGCCCTGAAAGCTTTCGATCAGGCGCGGGAGGATGGGGATGATCAGGCCGATCCCAAAGATGTCGAGGAAGAGGGTGAAAAGGATGAAGGGCAGGGCTGGCTTCCGGGACGACATCAAGGGGCCCATGACAAGGGCATTCCGTGGGCGGGGGCAAGGCGGGTGTTGCTTCCCAATTCGTTTTGAGGGTGGCGCGAGGCGGGGAGGGGGGTGAACCTCGGGGTGGAGGGGGGGGTGCAAATGAACGAAAACGGGCTGCATGTGCACGGAGTTTCCGTCCATTTGGGGAGTGGAAGTGCGGTGTGGAGTGGGGGGTTGGCGGGTGGCAGGGAGGGGGGCGAATCCCGGGTGGAGGAGTGGTGCAAATGAACGGAAACTGGGTGCATGTGCACGTAGTTTCCGTCCATTTTGGGAGTGGGGGTGCGGTGTGGAGCGGGGGTTGGGGAGCGGCAGGGAGGGGGGCGAATCCCGGGTGGAGGAGTGGTGCAAATGAACGGAAACTGGGTGCATGTGCACGTAGTTTCCGTTCATTATGTAGAGTGGAGGAGGGTCAGTCGAGGGGTTGGAGGAGGATTTCGCCGAGGTCGATCAGGGAGGGGTCGGAGTGTTCGGGGACGATAATGGGGGCAATGAGCATGGTGGGGATCGTGCCGGGACCGGGTTGGACCCCGGCGGGCAACAGGCCGGCCTGAACGTGGTAGCTGCCGGGCGGGACTTCGCCGGATTCCCAGCGCCGGTCGGAGGTGGGCGCGAGGGGGATATGGACGGCTCCCGCGAGAGCGGCGCGGATGTCCGGTTGCCGGGCCCAGCGCTGGAGGGCGTCCGGGTCCTGGCGGATGGCGGCTGGAGGAATGGGGGTCGCGGTGGCAAGGACGGCGAAGTGGAGGATGCCGTCCATGCCGGGAGGCAGGCGGAGGCCGAGGCGGACCAGGCGGTCGTTGAGGCCGAGTTCCACGCGGTGGGTTTCGCCGGGTTTCAAGTCGAGACGGCCGCGGGGCTTGTGGCCCCAGGAGGTGCGGCCCGGCGCATGAGAAGTTTCCAGCAATTGGATGAGCTGGAGGGGAACAGGGGGCGCGAGGGGGAAGGTGAAGCGGCCTTCGGCATCGCTCGACGGGCGGAAGCCTTCGAAGTCGAAGTCGGCCGCCTGGAGGGGCAGGTCCGGGAACGAAAGGGTGAACAGCGCGTTGGAAGCGGGCTGCCCGCCCTGCCAGACGAGGCCCTCGATGCGGGCCCAGGGTTGAAGCCGGACTGTGGGGTCCCTGGAGAGGTCGGCGGGCTGGACCATGGCAAAGCCGACGGGATGCACGACCAGGACCCGGAGCACTTCGGGGTCCGGGGACCAGCGGAACTGTCCCTGGGCATCGGTGGCGAGGTGGGTGGTGAACCGGCGGTCGAGACGGCCGGGGAGCAGCTTCAGTTGGGCGCCTTCGGTGACCTGTCCGACGTCGGCGTCCGGCACGGGACGCTGGTCCGGTCCGAGTACGGTCACCTGGACAGTGGCGGCGGGTTCGAGGCGGATTTCGAGGGAGACGTCGCCTTCGTCGTGGGCGACGTGGCGGCTGACGAACGGGGCGTAGTCGTCGGCCTCGAACTTGAAGAGGTAACCTGGATTGGCCATGCCTCCGATGGCGGCCTCTTCCATGGCGTGGCGAAAGGTCCCGCCCTCGAAGTCCAGGAGGAACCGGTCAAGGGTGCTCCAGCGGGGCGAGCCGGAGGTATCCGGCCAGCCGACGGTCATGCGGAAGCCGGGGACGGGCTGGCCGGACGTGGCGTCGGTGACCGTGCCGGAGACGACGAGGGCGGGTGGAAGGACGACGACGTGTTCCTCTTCGGCCGGGCGCAGGGGAACGCTGCTGACGCGCATGTGGCCGCGCTTGTGGAAGTCGAACTGCATTTCGCGGTCCGGGGCGTCCCACCACACGACGCCGCCGAGGGCGTCGGTCAGGGGATTGAACTGAACCTGGATGGGAGGCGGAGGGGGGGTCTGACCTGGAGCTGTGTGCCGGGCGCCATGGTTGAAGATATCGAGCCAGACGTTGGCGCCTGGAACGGGATTGCCGGCCTGATCCACGACGCGAATGCGAAGGGGGCGTCCCCGATCAAGGACGAGGCGGACGGGTGGCGCGTCGGGGGCGAGTTCGGTTTCGAGGGTGGTGGGGGCGAAACCTTCTGCGGTGGCGGTGACGAAGTTGCCGCCGGGCCTGCAGCCGGGGATGGCGAAGGCTCCGTCGCGATCGGCGGTGGTTTCGCGGCTGCCGGATTCGCTGACACGTCCGACCCGGACCGAGGCGCCCGGGACCGGGCGATCGTCGCGATCCACCACGATGCCGGTGACGGTCACGGCGCGGCCGAGTTGGAAGACCCAGGAACTGTCGCGCAGGCGGGTTTCGGCATCGGCGATGCGGTTGACGAAGATCATGGGGGACCCGACGTGGTCGGGATGACTGGCGCTGCCGTAGAGGTGGCGGAGCATGGAACCGGCGATGCGTTGGATGCGCCAGCGACCGGCGGCATCGGTTTCGACTTCGATCCAGGAGAACTCGTGGTTTTCCGGACCGGGGCGGCGGGTGAGGTCGGATTCGTGATAGAATCCGACCTTGGCTCCGGCGACGGGGAGGCCATCGGCGTCGATGACGGTGCCGCCGATGGGCACGGCCCGTTCCAGGCGAAGGGTCCAGGCGGAGGGGATGGCGATGCCGCGGTCCGGGCGCCATTCGAGGCGGGTGTCGGCGAAGCCCTCGATGCGGGTGGTGAGCTGGAGCCAGGTGGTGCCTGGATCGACTTCGACAAGGCACTCGCCGTGTTCGTCGCCGGTCAGGGAACGTCCCTGGAAGCGGGATTCACGCCAGCCGCGGTACTCGACCGGGGCGTTGGGGATGGGAAGGCCGGTGTCGGCGGCGAGGAGGGTGAGGCGAAGGTGGGAGTCCGATGCGGGCGCGGTCGGGGAGGAGGCGGCCGAGGTTGCGAAGGCCTCTGTGTCGGGCGTGACCCGGGCCTGTGGGGGCTGGGCCGTGTCGGGGGCGGTTCCCGGACGGCCGAGGATGGCATTCGGGGCGGGGGTTGAGGAGGGAACGTCGGAATCGGACGTCCGGAACCAGGTGAGGGTGGCGACGGTGGCCACGGTGACGACACCGGCGGCGAGGAACCCCTTGAAGGGGAGGCTGGCGAGCCAGGAGAGAAGTCCGGTGGTGGCGGGGACGAGGGCTTGAGGCTGGGTTCGGGCGAGGTGACTGGCCGCGGGGGCGAGGGCGGTTCCCCAATCGGGCGGGGCGGCAACGATCGCGCGTTCGGCCAGGAGCCCGGCGAGCAGCGGGACGGAGAGGGTGACGCCGCGGGTGACGAGGAGGGAACGCAGGCGTTCGAGGGCGCGACTGACCCGCTTTTGGGCGGTGTCGTCGCTGATGCCGAGGGCGGCCCCGACGGCGCGGAAATCGAGGCGTTCGTAAAAGCGGAGGAGGATGGCATGGCGATCGGCGGGGCCGAGTTCCTGGATGGCTTCATCGAGGACGGGGGCGAGCTGAGGCCAGGCGGCGTCGGGGGAGGGTTCGGGGGCATCCATGGTGGTGGCGAGGCGCTCGCGGGTTTGGCGGCGTTGTTCGGCCCGACGGACGTTGGAGGCGACGAAGCAGGTGTGGCGATGGAGCCAGGCGGCGAGGTGTCCCTCGTCGGCGACGTTTGGGGCGCGGCGCGCGACGGCCTGACGGGCGAGGTCGGCGAACACGGTCTGGGCGATGTCCCTGGCGAGATGCAGGTCGCCATGGACGCGGCGAAGGGCGACGGAATGGACAAGGTCGAGGTAGCGGCCGACGAGGTCGGCGAAGGCGGCCTCGGAGCCGAGTTCGGCGTAATCGTGCAGCAGTTGGTCGGCGGTCTTCATGCGATATCACTTCTATAAAGCCGGCGGGGGGCGAAATCCGACAGCGGTGGGTGCGCCCATTTCTGGAGCCGACGGGTATTGGTGCATCCCGGAGTTGTGGGTGAGGAGGCAGCGAATCGGAGGGACGAGCTCCGCGAGTCCTCAACCCAACGCGCCACACCGTTGCGGCCTCGTGGAACTCGGCCCTCCGAAGCAAGGCCTGGCGAAGTTTGCACCTCTCCCCACAACTCAGGAAGCATGGGACGGGTATTGAGCGGCCGGCGGGGGCCGGGGTACACTCGGGCATGACGACGAGGGTGGTCTTTGCGGAGGCGCGTTGAGCGATGGACGCCTTCGTGCTTTCCCGGATCCAGTTCGCGGCGAACATCACGTTCCACATTCTTTTTCCGAGCATCACCATCGCGCTGGGGTGGGTGTTGCTGTTCTTCAAGTGGCGGTACTGGAGGACGGGGGAGGATCATTGGATGGCGTTGTACTTCTTCTTCACCAAGGTCTTCGCCTTGAGCTTCAGTCTGGGCGTGGTGAGCGGGGTCACCATGTCGTTTCAGTTCGGCACCAACTGGCCGGGGTACATGAACACCGTCGGGAACATCGCCGGGCCGCTGCTGGCGTACGAGGTGCTGACGGCCTTTTTCCTCGAGGCGACCTTTCTTGGCGTGATGCTCTTCGGGTTTCGCCGGGTGCCCGCGTGGGTGCACACGGGAGCGACGGCGCTGGTCGCGGTGGGAACGACGTTGTCGGCCTTCTGGATCCTCGCGCTCAACAGCTGGATGCACACGCCGACCGGGCATGCGATGGTCGATGGGGTGGCCCACGCCCGGGACTGGTGGGCGGTGGTTTTCAA encodes:
- a CDS encoding glycerate kinase, coding for MRVLIVPDKFKGTLAAGKVAEAMAAGWRRARPGDEVEELPMSDGGDGFGAVIGGLLGARTRWVQTVDAANRPIRARWWWAGGKGGDGESRGQAVIEAAQSNGLALLPTGRFHPVDLDTTGVGRLLTAAVGAGAERCLIGVGGSATNDGGFGVGRWLGWRFLDKEGHEIRKWTDLDQLMAIEAPAQGLPRGEFVVATDVGNPLLGPEGASRVYGPQKGLNRDDIVRAERCLRQLARVVEDTLGFSSERPGCGAAGGLGFGLQVFLKAGRELGFDVFARLSELARRVAGADLVLTGEGSVDESSLMGKGVGQLIECCARLGRPVVLVGGRVDLGRQRPGGILGVGSLVERVGEGQAMRRTAAALRTVTAGLAKELAKELGTLA
- the carB gene encoding carbamoyl-phosphate synthase large subunit, with amino-acid sequence MPKRTDIHSVLIIGAGPIVIGQACEFDYSGTQACKALREEGYRVVLVNSNPATIMTDPEFADRTYIEPITPECVEKILVREKAEMERMGAEGKLVLLPTLGGQTALNTAMRLHRSGALERHGVEMIGAKADAIERGEDRQIFKDLMITIGLDVPVSGTAHTLEEAREIAERIGRLPLIIRPAFTLGGTGGGIAYNRDEFEEIAKRGMDLSPVNEILIEESLLGWKEYEMEVMRDRADNCVIVCSIENFDPMGVHTGDSITVAPIQTLTDKEYQIMRNASFAVIRAVGVETGGSNIQFAVDPDTGRMVVIEMNPRVSRSSALASKATGFPIAKIAAKLAVGYLLDEIRNDITRETPASFEPTIDYVVTKIPRFAFEKFPQADPTLTTQMKSVGEAMAIGRTFKESLQKCLRSLEIGRSGLGGDGKPWRIGNEVYGDRDILPRDVIRAKLSVPNAERVFFLRHALRAGFTVDEVFALTKIDRWFLTQIREIVDFEERLAQEHPDARSAAQPAQIACAS
- a CDS encoding sigma-70 family RNA polymerase sigma factor, translated to MKTADQLLHDYAELGSEAAFADLVGRYLDLVHSVALRRVHGDLHLARDIAQTVFADLARQAVARRAPNVADEGHLAAWLHRHTCFVASNVRRAEQRRQTRERLATTMDAPEPSPDAAWPQLAPVLDEAIQELGPADRHAILLRFYERLDFRAVGAALGISDDTAQKRVSRALERLRSLLVTRGVTLSVPLLAGLLAERAIVAAPPDWGTALAPAASHLARTQPQALVPATTGLLSWLASLPFKGFLAAGVVTVATVATLTWFRTSDSDVPSSTPAPNAILGRPGTAPDTAQPPQARVTPDTEAFATSAASSPTAPASDSHLRLTLLAADTGLPIPNAPVEYRGWRESRFQGRSLTGDEHGECLVEVDPGTTWLQLTTRIEGFADTRLEWRPDRGIAIPSAWTLRLERAVPIGGTVIDADGLPVAGAKVGFYHESDLTRRPGPENHEFSWIEVETDAAGRWRIQRIAGSMLRHLYGSASHPDHVGSPMIFVNRIADAETRLRDSSWVFQLGRAVTVTGIVVDRDDRPVPGASVRVGRVSESGSRETTADRDGAFAIPGCRPGGNFVTATAEGFAPTTLETELAPDAPPVRLVLDRGRPLRIRVVDQAGNPVPGANVWLDIFNHGARHTAPGQTPPPPPIQVQFNPLTDALGGVVWWDAPDREMQFDFHKRGHMRVSSVPLRPAEEEHVVVLPPALVVSGTVTDATSGQPVPGFRMTVGWPDTSGSPRWSTLDRFLLDFEGGTFRHAMEEAAIGGMANPGYLFKFEADDYAPFVSRHVAHDEGDVSLEIRLEPAATVQVTVLGPDQRPVPDADVGQVTEGAQLKLLPGRLDRRFTTHLATDAQGQFRWSPDPEVLRVLVVHPVGFAMVQPADLSRDPTVRLQPWARIEGLVWQGGQPASNALFTLSFPDLPLQAADFDFEGFRPSSDAEGRFTFPLAPPVPLQLIQLLETSHAPGRTSWGHKPRGRLDLKPGETHRVELGLNDRLVRLGLRLPPGMDGILHFAVLATATPIPPAAIRQDPDALQRWARQPDIRAALAGAVHIPLAPTSDRRWESGEVPPGSYHVQAGLLPAGVQPGPGTIPTMLIAPIIVPEHSDPSLIDLGEILLQPLD
- the rsmI gene encoding 16S rRNA (cytidine(1402)-2'-O)-methyltransferase; this translates as MPAPAPPAAPHPPPLQPGTLYLVATPIGNLEDITLRALRTLRDCHAIAAEDTRHTGRLLQHFGIRKPLLSTHRFNEARRSAELLERLRHGECLALVTDAGTPGISDPGQRVVRAVLDAGCRVEAVPGPCAFIAALSASGLPTDTLHFIGFLPHKSGQRRRQIEALAPLEGTVALYESPYRIEKLLTDLAEVLPARPVVIARELTKRFEEFLRGTPSDLLATTRGRTWKGECTVLIGPALPQPIRSESTH